One stretch of Bosea vaviloviae DNA includes these proteins:
- a CDS encoding DUF4164 family protein translates to MASLMLENALARLDGALGQLEAAARRRIEAERGRANLETELTLMQDDRARLAAELDGAVSRLGEVESAATDVDQRLERAMNVIGAVITRAQAEMPHLDH, encoded by the coding sequence GTGGCGAGCCTGATGCTGGAGAATGCGCTCGCGCGCCTCGACGGCGCGTTGGGACAGCTTGAAGCCGCCGCCCGCCGCCGCATCGAGGCGGAACGCGGGCGCGCCAATCTCGAGACGGAACTGACCCTGATGCAGGACGACCGCGCCCGGCTCGCTGCCGAGCTTGACGGCGCCGTCTCTCGGCTCGGCGAGGTCGAGAGTGCTGCCACCGACGTCGATCAGCGGCTGGAGCGGGCGATGAACGTCATCGGCGCGGTGATCACGCGTGCGCAGGCCGAGATGCCTCATCTGGATCATTGA
- the tkt gene encoding transketolase — MTSIDRSQHDKLANAIRSLAMDGVEQAKSGHPGLPMGAADVATVLFTRVMNYDAADPRWPDRDRFVLSAGHGSMLLYALLYLTGVPGMELDDLKKFRQLESKTPGHPENFMTAGIETTTGPLGQGLATAVGMAMAERMLAAEFGKKVVDHHTYVLASDGDLMEGISHEAIALAGHQKLNKLIVMWDDNGISIDGPLTISDSVDQVARFKACGWRSERVDGHDPEAIEAAIRRAQKSNKPTMIACKTVIGFGAPKKAGTSKAHGEPLGAEELAAAKKALGITGGPFEVAADVLKAWRGFGAAGVAAHKEWKERFAALSERKRTEFERRLAHKLPAKLDKVILAHKKALIASPVTIATRKASELALDVIEPVMPELVMGSADLTPSNNTRAKGAEDFTPKTPKGRYVRYGIREHAMAAAMNGITLHGGFRTGGGTFLVFADYARPSMRLAALMGLPVVYVMTHDSIGLGEDGPTHQPVEQIASLRCMPNMHVFRPADAIETAEAWQFALENSKGPTVLALSRQNLAQLRTDATATNRSAKGGYELLAAEGGKAQVSLFASGSELEIAVAARKLLAEKGVRARVVSVPSLELLLAQDEATQSAIIGSAPIKIAIEAGVRFGWDAVIGHDGGFIGMHSFGASGPYKDVYKHFGITPDAVVEAAMKRHNA; from the coding sequence ATGACATCGATCGACCGGAGCCAGCACGACAAGCTCGCCAACGCCATTCGCTCCCTCGCCATGGATGGCGTCGAGCAGGCGAAATCGGGTCATCCCGGCCTGCCGATGGGCGCCGCCGATGTCGCGACCGTCTTGTTCACCCGCGTCATGAATTACGACGCCGCCGATCCGCGCTGGCCCGACCGCGACCGCTTCGTGCTCTCGGCCGGCCATGGCTCGATGCTGCTCTACGCCCTGCTCTATCTCACCGGCGTGCCGGGCATGGAGCTCGACGATCTGAAGAAATTCCGCCAGCTCGAGTCGAAGACCCCGGGCCATCCCGAGAACTTCATGACCGCCGGCATCGAGACCACCACCGGCCCGCTCGGCCAGGGTCTCGCCACCGCCGTCGGCATGGCTATGGCCGAGCGCATGCTCGCCGCCGAGTTCGGCAAGAAGGTCGTCGACCACCACACCTATGTGCTCGCCTCCGACGGCGACCTGATGGAGGGCATCAGCCACGAGGCCATCGCGCTCGCCGGCCATCAGAAGCTGAACAAGCTGATCGTGATGTGGGACGATAACGGCATCTCGATCGACGGCCCGCTGACGATCTCCGACTCGGTCGACCAGGTTGCACGCTTCAAGGCCTGCGGCTGGCGCTCCGAGCGCGTCGACGGACACGACCCCGAGGCGATCGAGGCCGCGATCCGCCGCGCCCAGAAATCGAACAAGCCGACCATGATCGCCTGCAAGACCGTGATCGGCTTCGGCGCGCCCAAGAAGGCCGGCACCTCCAAGGCGCATGGCGAACCGCTCGGCGCGGAAGAGCTTGCCGCTGCCAAGAAGGCGCTCGGCATCACCGGCGGCCCCTTCGAGGTCGCAGCCGATGTGCTCAAGGCCTGGCGCGGCTTCGGCGCTGCCGGCGTGGCCGCCCACAAGGAATGGAAGGAGCGCTTCGCCGCGCTCTCCGAGCGCAAGCGCACCGAGTTCGAGCGCCGTCTCGCCCATAAGCTCCCGGCCAAGCTCGACAAGGTGATCCTCGCCCATAAGAAGGCGCTGATCGCCAGCCCCGTCACCATCGCGACGCGCAAGGCCTCGGAGCTCGCGCTCGACGTCATCGAGCCGGTGATGCCCGAACTGGTCATGGGCTCGGCCGACCTGACCCCCTCCAACAATACCAGGGCCAAGGGCGCCGAGGATTTCACGCCGAAGACGCCTAAGGGCCGCTATGTCCGCTATGGCATCCGCGAGCACGCAATGGCCGCTGCGATGAACGGCATCACGCTGCATGGCGGCTTCCGTACCGGCGGCGGCACCTTCCTGGTCTTCGCCGACTATGCCCGCCCCTCGATGCGGCTCGCCGCGCTGATGGGCCTGCCGGTCGTCTATGTCATGACCCATGACTCGATCGGCCTGGGCGAGGACGGCCCGACCCATCAGCCGGTCGAGCAGATCGCCTCGCTGCGTTGCATGCCGAACATGCATGTCTTCCGCCCGGCCGATGCGATCGAGACCGCCGAAGCCTGGCAGTTCGCGCTGGAGAACAGCAAGGGGCCGACTGTGCTCGCCCTCTCGCGCCAGAACCTCGCCCAATTGCGCACCGATGCGACCGCGACCAACCGCTCGGCCAAGGGCGGCTACGAACTGCTCGCGGCCGAGGGCGGCAAGGCTCAGGTCTCGCTCTTCGCTTCAGGCTCCGAACTCGAGATCGCGGTCGCGGCGCGCAAGCTCCTTGCCGAGAAGGGCGTGCGCGCCCGCGTCGTCTCGGTGCCCTCGCTCGAGCTGCTGCTGGCTCAGGACGAGGCGACGCAGAGCGCCATCATCGGCTCCGCGCCGATCAAGATCGCGATCGAGGCCGGCGTCCGTTTCGGCTGGGATGCCGTGATCGGCCATGATGGCGGCTTCATCGGCATGCACTCCTTTGGGGCGAGCGGCCCCTATAAGGACGTCTACAAGCATTTCGGCATTACGCCCGACGCAGTGGTCGAAGCCGCGATGAAGCGTCATAACGCCTGA
- the gap gene encoding type I glyceraldehyde-3-phosphate dehydrogenase has translation MTVKVAINGFGRIGRNVLRAIIESKRKDIEVVAINDLGPVETNAHLFRFDSVHGRFPGTVTVSGDTIDVGRGPIKVTAIRDPKDLPHKALGVDIAFECTGIFTTKDKASAHLAAGAKRVLVSAPCDGADLTVVYGVNHHELTKDHIIVSNASCTTNCLAPLVRVLHDAVGIDKGFMTTIHAYTGDQPTLDTMHKDLYRGRAAAMSMIPTSTGAAKAIGLVIPELKGRLDGVSVRVPCPNVSMVDFKFISKRKTTVEKINEAILKASKRGPLKGILAVTDQPNVSIDFNHDPASSTFALDQTKVMDDKFVSVMSWYDNEWGFSNRMSDTAVAMAKLL, from the coding sequence ATGACGGTCAAGGTGGCGATCAACGGCTTCGGCCGCATCGGACGCAACGTCCTGCGCGCGATCATCGAGTCGAAGCGCAAGGATATCGAGGTCGTGGCGATCAACGATCTCGGCCCTGTCGAGACCAACGCCCATCTCTTCCGCTTCGACTCGGTCCATGGCCGCTTCCCCGGCACCGTGACCGTCTCGGGCGACACGATCGATGTCGGCCGCGGGCCGATCAAGGTCACCGCGATCCGCGATCCCAAGGACCTGCCGCACAAAGCGCTCGGCGTCGACATCGCCTTCGAATGCACCGGCATCTTCACGACGAAGGACAAGGCTTCGGCGCATCTCGCCGCCGGCGCCAAGCGCGTGCTGGTCTCGGCGCCGTGCGACGGCGCCGATCTGACCGTGGTCTACGGCGTGAACCATCATGAGCTGACCAAGGACCACATCATCGTCTCGAACGCGTCCTGCACCACGAACTGCCTGGCTCCGCTGGTGCGCGTGCTGCATGACGCTGTCGGCATCGACAAGGGCTTCATGACCACGATCCATGCCTATACCGGCGACCAGCCGACGCTGGATACGATGCACAAGGATCTCTATCGCGGCCGCGCCGCCGCCATGTCGATGATCCCGACCTCGACCGGCGCCGCCAAGGCGATCGGCCTCGTTATCCCCGAGCTCAAGGGCCGGCTCGATGGCGTGTCGGTGCGCGTTCCCTGCCCGAACGTCTCGATGGTCGACTTCAAGTTCATCTCGAAGCGCAAGACCACGGTCGAGAAGATCAACGAGGCGATCCTGAAGGCCAGCAAACGCGGGCCGCTCAAGGGCATCCTGGCCGTCACCGACCAGCCCAATGTCTCGATCGACTTCAACCACGATCCGGCCTCGTCGACCTTCGCGCTCGACCAGACCAAGGTCATGGACGACAAGTTCGTCAGCGTGATGTCCTGGTACGACAATGAATGGGGCTTCTCGAACCGCATGAGCGACACCGCCGTCGCCATGGCCAAGCTGCTCTGA
- a CDS encoding putative glycolipid-binding domain-containing protein — MSFRPVQCLQARRSVRWQGLGEEGLEHLTVSATAEAVYAEAVVIGARGGTPYGVTYRIACDLDFSVRSFAVSTTDGRGLEMTRRDGAWYDSRRGHLPDFDGCIDIDLAGTPFTNTLPIRRTAWQMGTERSFTMLYVSFDTFEPSVDAQIYTCLDPRLFRYKAADRSFTADLPVDEDGLVMDYPTLFQRL, encoded by the coding sequence ATGAGCTTTCGGCCCGTCCAATGCCTCCAAGCGCGACGCAGCGTCCGCTGGCAGGGGCTGGGCGAGGAAGGGCTGGAACATCTGACGGTTTCCGCGACAGCTGAGGCCGTTTATGCCGAAGCGGTCGTGATCGGCGCGCGCGGCGGTACGCCTTACGGGGTGACTTACCGGATCGCCTGCGATCTCGATTTCTCAGTGCGATCCTTCGCGGTCTCCACGACCGATGGCCGCGGCCTCGAGATGACACGGCGTGATGGCGCTTGGTACGACAGCCGGCGCGGCCATCTACCTGACTTCGACGGCTGTATCGACATAGACCTGGCTGGAACGCCCTTCACGAATACGCTGCCAATCCGCCGCACGGCCTGGCAAATGGGAACCGAGCGCAGCTTCACGATGCTGTATGTGTCCTTCGACACATTCGAGCCCTCGGTAGATGCTCAGATCTATACCTGCCTTGACCCGCGTCTGTTTCGCTACAAAGCAGCCGACCGCAGTTTCACAGCCGATCTGCCCGTCGACGAGGATGGCCTCGTCATGGATTATCCCACCCTGTTCCAACGTCTTTGA
- a CDS encoding phosphoglycerate kinase, with product MTAFRTLNHADLAGKRALVRVDLNVPMENGKITDATRIERVLPTIREISGKGGKVILLAHFGRPKGRDAKDSLKPVAVALAHALGQPVTFVEDCIGEDVAKAVSAAKNGEVLLLENTRFHAGDEKNDPAFVQALAANGDLFVNDAFSAAHRAHASTEGLAHVLPAFAGRSMQAELEALSSGLDNPARPVMAIVGGAKVSTKLDLLGNLVKKVEVLVIGGGMANTFLAARGINVGKSLCEHDLVATAREIEAKAKAAGCEIMLPVDALVAREFKAHPGHRVIQIGEVEPDEMILDAGPLSVAEVVLKLDQVKTLVWNGPFGAFELPPFDTATVTVAKAAAKRVKAGQLVAVAGGGDTVAAMNHAGVADDLTYISTAGGAFLEWMEGKDLPGVEALRTT from the coding sequence ATGACTGCCTTCCGCACCCTCAATCATGCCGATCTCGCCGGCAAGCGCGCGCTTGTTCGCGTCGATCTCAACGTGCCGATGGAGAACGGCAAGATCACGGACGCGACGCGCATCGAGCGCGTACTGCCAACGATCCGCGAGATCTCCGGCAAGGGCGGCAAGGTCATCCTGCTCGCCCATTTCGGCCGCCCCAAGGGCCGTGACGCCAAGGACAGCCTGAAGCCTGTCGCTGTGGCGCTCGCCCATGCGCTGGGCCAGCCCGTCACCTTCGTCGAGGATTGCATCGGCGAGGACGTCGCCAAGGCCGTCTCGGCGGCGAAGAACGGCGAGGTCCTGTTGCTGGAGAACACCCGCTTCCACGCCGGCGACGAGAAGAACGACCCCGCCTTCGTCCAGGCGCTCGCTGCCAATGGCGACCTCTTCGTCAACGACGCCTTTTCGGCGGCGCACCGCGCCCATGCCTCGACCGAGGGCCTCGCCCATGTCCTGCCAGCCTTCGCCGGCCGCTCCATGCAGGCCGAGCTCGAGGCTCTCTCTTCCGGGCTCGACAATCCTGCCCGCCCGGTAATGGCCATCGTCGGCGGTGCGAAAGTCTCGACCAAGCTCGATCTGCTCGGCAACCTGGTCAAGAAGGTCGAGGTGCTCGTCATCGGCGGCGGCATGGCCAACACCTTCCTCGCCGCACGCGGCATCAATGTCGGCAAGTCGCTCTGCGAGCATGACCTCGTCGCCACCGCCCGCGAGATCGAGGCCAAGGCCAAGGCCGCCGGCTGCGAGATCATGCTGCCAGTCGATGCGCTGGTCGCGCGCGAATTCAAGGCCCATCCCGGCCATCGCGTCATCCAGATCGGCGAGGTCGAGCCCGACGAGATGATTTTGGACGCCGGCCCCTTGAGCGTCGCCGAGGTCGTGCTCAAGCTCGACCAGGTCAAGACGCTGGTCTGGAACGGGCCTTTTGGCGCCTTCGAACTGCCGCCCTTCGACACCGCCACCGTCACCGTCGCCAAGGCCGCCGCCAAGCGCGTCAAGGCCGGCCAGCTCGTCGCCGTCGCCGGCGGCGGCGACACCGTCGCGGCCATGAACCATGCCGGCGTCGCCGACGATTTGACCTACATCTCGACAGCGGGCGGCGCCTTCCTGGAGTGGATGGAAGGCAAGGACTTGCCAGGCGTCGAAGCCCTGCGGACGACGTGA
- the fba gene encoding class II fructose-bisphosphate aldolase (catalyzes the reversible aldol condensation of dihydroxyacetonephosphate and glyceraldehyde 3-phosphate in the Calvin cycle, glycolysis, and/or gluconeogenesis), with protein sequence MARITLRQLLDHAAEHDYGVPAFNINNMEQALAIMAAADATDAPVIIQASRGARSYANDIMLKHMMDAVTEIYPHIPVCVHLDHGNEPATCMTAIQAGFTSVMMDGSLKADGKTPGDWDYNVGVTKTVTEMAHLGGISVEGELGVLGSLESGEGEKEDGHGFEGKLSHDQLLTNPEEAVKFVAETKVDALAIAMGTSHGAYKFTRKPDGAILAMHVIEEIHKKLPNMHLVMHGSSSVPQDLQDIINQYGGKMPQTWGVPVEEIQRGIKHGVRKINIDTDNRMAMTGQIRKILSENPGEFDPRKYLKPAMEAMTKLCTLRLKEFNTAGQASKIKRIATTAEMAKRYAKGELDPTFGKPKAA encoded by the coding sequence GTGGCCCGTATTACGCTCCGCCAGTTGCTCGATCACGCCGCCGAACATGATTACGGCGTGCCCGCCTTCAACATCAACAACATGGAGCAGGCCCTGGCCATCATGGCGGCGGCGGATGCCACCGACGCCCCCGTCATCATCCAGGCCTCGCGCGGCGCCCGCTCCTACGCCAACGACATCATGCTCAAGCACATGATGGATGCCGTAACCGAGATCTATCCGCATATCCCGGTCTGCGTGCATCTCGACCACGGCAATGAGCCGGCGACCTGCATGACCGCGATCCAGGCCGGCTTCACCTCGGTGATGATGGACGGCTCGCTCAAGGCCGACGGCAAGACGCCCGGCGACTGGGACTACAATGTCGGCGTGACCAAGACCGTGACCGAAATGGCCCATCTCGGCGGCATCTCGGTCGAGGGTGAGCTCGGCGTGCTCGGCTCGCTGGAATCGGGCGAAGGCGAGAAGGAGGACGGTCACGGCTTCGAGGGCAAGCTCAGCCATGACCAGCTCCTGACCAACCCCGAGGAAGCGGTGAAATTCGTCGCCGAGACCAAGGTCGATGCGCTCGCCATCGCCATGGGCACCTCGCACGGCGCCTACAAGTTCACCCGCAAGCCCGACGGCGCGATCCTGGCGATGCATGTCATCGAGGAGATCCACAAGAAGCTGCCGAACATGCATCTCGTCATGCATGGCTCGTCCAGCGTTCCGCAGGACCTCCAGGACATCATCAACCAGTATGGCGGCAAGATGCCCCAGACCTGGGGCGTGCCGGTCGAGGAGATCCAGCGCGGCATCAAGCACGGCGTGCGCAAGATCAACATCGACACCGACAACCGCATGGCGATGACCGGCCAGATCCGGAAGATCCTGTCCGAGAATCCCGGCGAGTTCGACCCGCGCAAATACCTGAAGCCCGCCATGGAGGCGATGACCAAGCTCTGCACGCTGCGGCTGAAGGAGTTCAACACCGCCGGCCAGGCAAGCAAGATCAAGCGCATCGCGACCACCGCCGAAATGGCCAAGCGCTACGCCAAGGGCGAGCTCGACCCGACCTTCGGCAAGCCGAAGGCGGCGTGA
- a CDS encoding low molecular weight protein tyrosine phosphatase family protein: protein MKKVLFVCSRNRLRSPTAEQVFSTRRDIEVASAGTNHDADVPVTAELAAWADVIFVMERVHGTKLRQRFGRHMKSARLICLDIPDNYAFMDPALVRLLESKVSRHLP, encoded by the coding sequence GTGAAGAAGGTCCTTTTCGTCTGCAGTCGGAATCGCCTGCGCAGCCCGACGGCCGAGCAGGTCTTCTCGACGCGACGCGACATTGAAGTCGCGTCGGCTGGGACGAACCACGATGCAGATGTGCCCGTGACGGCTGAGCTGGCCGCCTGGGCCGACGTGATCTTCGTCATGGAGCGCGTTCACGGCACCAAGCTGCGGCAGCGCTTCGGCAGGCATATGAAATCGGCCCGCCTCATTTGCCTCGATATCCCGGACAACTACGCTTTCATGGATCCGGCCCTTGTCCGGCTGCTGGAAAGCAAAGTCTCCCGTCACCTGCCGTGA
- a CDS encoding TRAP transporter large permease, whose translation MSDGLWVLMGVFTAAAVLGAPLGLSMLAAGFAYMISTHQDVGLVVDQTMNGLYNSYLLIAVPLFIFVANVMNASGVIERLLRFGSAMVGHLPGGLAQVNVVSNLIFSGMSGSAVADASGPGLIVARMMTKNGRYPRGFAAATSVVSATLGPLMPTSIPMIFYALIANASVGAMFLGGLVPAGMMALALMGVIAIISRRRNFPREEKVSWGAMPAVFGRALAPLALPGILLGLIYSGVTTPTEAAAIAASYALILAFVVYRTLKPAQLLVVMGDTVKATAMIALIMAGAFVFNYAVANEGVPKLIQSTLLAWNLSATQFLLIVDLLMLLLAIVLDEVTILLVIVPLIVPVAQGLGIDLVHFGIVVVLNMMVGLTLPPHGLLLFVMAGLTGTPLSEIFREVPPFIVAMLAIVLAVTFFPEIALWLPRTAGLIKS comes from the coding sequence ATGTCCGACGGGTTGTGGGTTTTGATGGGCGTCTTCACGGCCGCCGCGGTGCTCGGCGCGCCGCTCGGCCTGTCCATGCTGGCGGCGGGCTTCGCCTATATGATCTCGACGCATCAGGATGTCGGGCTCGTCGTCGACCAGACGATGAACGGGCTCTACAATTCCTATCTGCTGATCGCGGTGCCGCTGTTCATCTTCGTCGCCAATGTGATGAATGCGAGCGGGGTGATCGAGCGCCTGCTGCGCTTCGGCTCGGCGATGGTCGGGCATCTGCCGGGCGGGCTCGCGCAGGTGAATGTCGTCTCAAACCTGATCTTTTCCGGCATGAGCGGCTCAGCCGTCGCCGACGCCTCGGGGCCGGGCCTGATCGTGGCGCGGATGATGACCAAAAACGGCCGCTACCCCCGCGGCTTCGCTGCGGCGACATCGGTCGTCTCGGCGACGCTGGGGCCGCTGATGCCAACCTCGATCCCGATGATCTTCTATGCGCTGATCGCCAATGCCTCGGTCGGCGCGATGTTCCTGGGCGGGCTCGTGCCGGCCGGGATGATGGCGCTGGCGCTGATGGGCGTGATCGCAATCATTTCCCGCCGCCGCAATTTCCCGCGCGAGGAGAAGGTGTCCTGGGGCGCGATGCCGGCGGTCTTCGGCCGGGCGCTGGCGCCGCTCGCACTGCCCGGCATCCTGCTCGGACTGATCTATTCCGGCGTCACCACGCCAACGGAAGCGGCTGCGATCGCGGCGAGCTATGCGCTGATCCTGGCCTTCGTCGTCTATCGCACGCTGAAGCCAGCGCAGTTGCTGGTCGTGATGGGCGACACGGTGAAGGCGACCGCGATGATCGCGCTGATCATGGCCGGCGCCTTCGTCTTCAACTATGCGGTCGCCAATGAGGGCGTGCCGAAGCTGATCCAGTCGACCCTGCTTGCCTGGAACCTCTCGGCGACGCAGTTCCTGCTGATCGTCGACCTGCTGATGCTGCTGCTCGCGATCGTGCTCGACGAGGTCACGATCCTGCTCGTCATCGTGCCGTTGATCGTGCCGGTGGCGCAGGGCCTAGGCATCGATCTCGTGCATTTCGGCATCGTCGTGGTGCTCAACATGATGGTCGGGCTGACACTGCCGCCGCATGGGCTGCTGCTCTTCGTCATGGCTGGGCTCACCGGCACGCCGCTCTCGGAGATCTTCCGGGAGGTCCCGCCCTTCATCGTCGCGATGCTGGCGATCGTGCTCGCGGTGACGTTCTTTCCGGAGATCGCGCTGTGGCTGCCCAGGACGGCCGGGCTGATCAAGTCGTAG
- a CDS encoding TRAP transporter small permease: MQTVAAVETQGESATGWGARLRRFATAVPALMFALVFLIFNYKIITRYLEHDEAAWADEVSVILFIWIIFWANAFVVRDREQITFDLVYRPLPERWKRVMALARLVFVGGIFVWALPGSLDYIAFLWRERTPVLNLRLDLIYSCFGLFLIAVVARSAWQIVKLLGPRWRSHI; the protein is encoded by the coding sequence ATGCAGACGGTTGCGGCGGTGGAGACGCAAGGCGAGAGCGCAACCGGCTGGGGCGCGCGGCTGCGCCGCTTCGCGACCGCCGTCCCGGCGCTGATGTTTGCGCTCGTCTTCCTGATCTTCAACTACAAGATCATCACCCGCTATCTCGAACATGACGAGGCAGCCTGGGCCGACGAGGTCTCGGTGATCCTGTTCATCTGGATCATCTTCTGGGCCAATGCCTTCGTCGTGCGCGACAGGGAGCAGATCACCTTCGATCTGGTCTATCGCCCGCTGCCGGAGCGCTGGAAACGCGTCATGGCGCTGGCGCGGCTCGTCTTCGTCGGCGGCATTTTCGTCTGGGCGCTGCCGGGATCGCTCGACTACATCGCCTTCCTCTGGCGCGAGCGCACGCCGGTGCTGAACCTGCGGCTCGACCTGATCTATTCCTGCTTCGGCCTCTTCCTCATCGCCGTGGTGGCGCGCTCGGCCTGGCAGATCGTCAAGCTGCTCGGGCCGCGCTGGCGTTCGCATATCTGA
- the dctP gene encoding TRAP transporter substrate-binding protein DctP has product MTTRRGIMKGALAGALIGYAGRGAAQAPVQIRISTAAPPSDFLAKALDALKAEIDGSSAGLNVSVHTASTLFKQGTEVQALQRGNLEMSTMTTFEVAQQVPELGFFNRGYLFKDHAHLRRVFDGRMGEEYRKTVSEKMGIEILATHYLGTRQVSLRAKRNVKGPADLAGTKLRMPAGPEWLLLGRTLGVSPLPLGMPEVYLALKTGTVDGQENPLSIFNAAKLYEVSEQVVLTSHMLQPVFFAIAKPVWAKLSAAQQASLQAAARKAAKAGDDGRLADEASIIDALKGRGLSVDAIDLAPFREGADKAYSGADATKAWDMAWLKRVTEA; this is encoded by the coding sequence ATGACGACGCGGCGTGGGATCATGAAAGGCGCACTGGCCGGTGCGCTCATCGGCTATGCGGGACGGGGCGCAGCGCAGGCGCCCGTGCAGATCCGCATCTCAACAGCGGCCCCGCCGAGCGATTTCCTGGCCAAGGCGCTCGACGCGCTGAAGGCTGAGATCGACGGCAGTTCGGCCGGGCTGAACGTCAGCGTCCACACCGCCTCGACCCTGTTCAAGCAGGGTACCGAGGTGCAGGCGCTGCAGCGCGGCAACCTCGAAATGAGCACGATGACCACCTTCGAGGTGGCCCAGCAGGTGCCCGAACTCGGCTTCTTCAACCGCGGCTATCTGTTCAAGGACCATGCCCATCTGCGCCGTGTCTTCGACGGGCGGATGGGCGAGGAGTACCGCAAGACCGTGTCCGAGAAGATGGGCATCGAGATCCTCGCGACGCATTATCTTGGCACGCGGCAGGTCTCCCTGCGCGCGAAGCGCAATGTGAAGGGGCCGGCGGACCTCGCTGGGACCAAGCTGCGCATGCCGGCGGGGCCGGAATGGCTGCTGCTCGGCCGGACGCTGGGGGTGAGCCCGCTGCCGCTCGGCATGCCCGAGGTCTATCTCGCGCTCAAGACCGGTACGGTCGACGGCCAGGAGAACCCGCTCTCGATCTTCAACGCCGCAAAACTCTACGAGGTGAGCGAGCAGGTCGTGCTGACCTCGCATATGCTGCAGCCGGTGTTCTTCGCCATTGCCAAACCGGTTTGGGCCAAGCTCTCGGCGGCGCAGCAGGCGTCCCTGCAGGCAGCGGCGCGCAAGGCCGCCAAGGCGGGCGATGATGGCCGCCTCGCCGACGAGGCCAGCATCATCGATGCGCTCAAGGGCAGGGGCCTGAGCGTCGACGCGATCGATCTCGCGCCGTTCCGCGAGGGGGCCGACAAGGCCTATTCCGGGGCCGATGCGACCAAGGCCTGGGACATGGCCTGGCTCAAGCGCGTCACCGAGGCCTGA
- a CDS encoding fumarylacetoacetate hydrolase family protein, with protein sequence MAHAGWALTTVEMASGPVACLEVEGKLYALEPSLARVGFLGQASVIGLFADWGRAEGALAIAAAEVDPADLVTASRRLAPLLYPGKILCAGANYFDHLAEMGMPGAKKEEQRLFFFMKPPRNAVVGEGATVRVPIGTEKFDWEIELAAVIGKTARNVSVEIALSHVAGYTVAIDFSARDHNRAPETFYKLDWVAGKANDTCCPLGPRFVPASAIADPQNLGLKLAVNGEVKQDGRSSDMIFSLAEQIATASRIMTLDPGDLILTGTPAGVGVPKGTFLSVGDTVDAEIEGIGKLSVVIQATA encoded by the coding sequence ATGGCGCATGCCGGGTGGGCTCTGACGACGGTCGAGATGGCGAGTGGGCCTGTTGCCTGCCTCGAGGTGGAGGGCAAGCTCTATGCTCTGGAGCCATCGCTGGCGCGGGTCGGGTTTCTCGGGCAGGCCAGCGTCATCGGCCTGTTCGCGGATTGGGGGCGTGCCGAAGGGGCTCTTGCGATAGCCGCCGCCGAGGTCGATCCGGCCGATCTGGTCACGGCCTCGCGCCGTCTCGCGCCGCTGCTCTACCCCGGTAAGATCCTCTGCGCCGGCGCGAATTATTTCGACCATCTCGCCGAGATGGGCATGCCCGGCGCCAAGAAGGAGGAACAGCGGCTGTTCTTCTTCATGAAGCCGCCGCGCAACGCGGTCGTCGGCGAGGGTGCGACGGTGCGCGTGCCGATCGGTACCGAGAAATTCGACTGGGAGATCGAGCTCGCAGCCGTGATCGGCAAGACGGCGCGCAATGTCTCCGTCGAGATCGCGCTGTCGCATGTCGCGGGCTATACGGTCGCGATCGACTTCTCCGCCCGCGACCACAATCGCGCGCCGGAAACCTTCTACAAGCTCGACTGGGTGGCGGGTAAGGCCAACGACACCTGCTGCCCGCTCGGCCCGCGCTTCGTGCCGGCCTCCGCCATCGCCGATCCGCAGAATCTCGGCCTGAAGCTCGCGGTTAATGGCGAGGTGAAGCAGGATGGCCGCTCCAGCGACATGATCTTCTCGCTCGCCGAACAGATCGCGACCGCATCGCGGATCATGACGCTCGACCCCGGCGACCTGATCCTGACCGGGACGCCCGCCGGCGTCGGCGTGCCCAAGGGCACCTTCCTCTCTGTCGGCGACACGGTCGATGCCGAGATCGAGGGTATCGGCAAGCTCAGCGTCGTCATCCAGGCGACGGCCTGA